TCGGCAAAATTATAAACCGGAAGCCTCCACAGCCAGACGCTCTGCTCCGGGAGGGGCCTTATCCCTGACGAAGAAAATCACTAAACAATCCAATCATGAAGCAGCAGCCGCCTGTTCCTGTCACGAACCACCACCGTCTCACTCTCACTCCCCTTAAATACCTCGCCTCGCCTCCGCTGCTCGTCACACAGAGCTAGCTGATCAGGAACACACAGCAGCGTGCGTGAGGGAGCTCTTGCTCTGAGCAAGCTTGCATTGGTGTGTGAGGATGGCGAAGGACAtcgaggccgcggcggcgccggagggcGGGGAGTACACGGCCAAGGACTACAGcgacccgccgccggcgccgctgaTCGACGCGGAGGAGCTGACCAAGTGGTCGCTGTACCGCGCGGTGATCGCCGAGTTCGTGGCGACGCTGCTCTTCCTCTACATCACGGTGGCCACGGTGATCGGGTACAAGCACCAGACGGACGCGGCGGCGTCGGGCCccgacgcggcgtgcggcggcgtgggcgtccTCGGCATCGCCTGGGCCTTCGGCGGCATGATCTTCATCCTCGTCTACTGCACCGCGGGGGTGTCGGGGGGCCACATCAACCCGGCCGTCACGCTGGGCCTGTTCCTGGCGCGCAAGGTGTCGCTGGTGCGCGCGCTGCTCTACATCATCGCGCAGTGCCTGGGCGCCATCTGCGGCGTCGGGCTCGTCAAGGGCTTCCAGAGCGCCTACTTCGTGcgctacggcggcggcgccaacgAGCTCAGCGACGGCTACTCCAAGGGCACGGGGCTCGCCGCCGAGATCATCGGCACCTTCGTGCTCGTCTACACCGTCTTCTCCGCCACCGACCCCAAGCGCAACGCCCGCGACTCACACGTCCCAGTAAGTAACTGATTTCT
The sequence above is drawn from the Panicum hallii strain FIL2 chromosome 7, PHallii_v3.1, whole genome shotgun sequence genome and encodes:
- the LOC112899222 gene encoding aquaporin PIP2-5 codes for the protein MAKDIEAAAAPEGGEYTAKDYSDPPPAPLIDAEELTKWSLYRAVIAEFVATLLFLYITVATVIGYKHQTDAAASGPDAACGGVGVLGIAWAFGGMIFILVYCTAGVSGGHINPAVTLGLFLARKVSLVRALLYIIAQCLGAICGVGLVKGFQSAYFVRYGGGANELSDGYSKGTGLAAEIIGTFVLVYTVFSATDPKRNARDSHVPVLAPLPIGFAVFMVHLATIPITGTGINPARSFGAAVIYNNDKAWDDHWIFWVGPFIGAAIAAAYHQYVLRASAAKLGSSASFSR